A single region of the Mycoplasma mycoides subsp. mycoides SC str. PG1 genome encodes:
- the map gene encoding type I methionyl aminopeptidase, with protein sequence MITIKNQEQIQKMKIAGQVLAKGLNLLKSMIKPGVNCLDLDKAFEEFIKQNGCESNFKNYQGFPKTICISINDQLIHGIPKNRILQNGDIVSIDAGCMYQKWHADSAFTMVCGIANNKKNDILIRVTEKALDLAIAELKPGIRVGTIGSIIQNYVESHNFSVSRDYTGHGIGLALHEDPYIPNYGIPNTGVRLQENMVICIEPMVQMGTYKTKLADDNWTVYSADHSMTAHFEHTILITKDGCEVLTKEER encoded by the coding sequence ATGATAACAATTAAAAACCAAGAACAAATTCAAAAAATGAAAATAGCAGGTCAAGTGTTAGCAAAAGGTTTGAATTTATTAAAATCAATGATTAAACCTGGTGTTAATTGTTTAGATCTAGATAAGGCTTTTGAAGAATTTATTAAACAAAATGGATGTGAATCTAATTTTAAAAATTATCAAGGATTTCCAAAAACTATCTGTATTTCAATCAACGATCAACTAATTCATGGAATACCAAAAAACCGAATTTTACAAAACGGAGATATTGTAAGTATTGATGCTGGATGTATGTATCAAAAATGACATGCAGATAGTGCTTTTACTATGGTCTGTGGAATTGCAAATAATAAAAAAAATGATATACTTATAAGGGTCACTGAAAAAGCTCTTGATCTTGCTATTGCTGAACTAAAACCAGGAATAAGAGTAGGGACAATTGGTTCAATTATTCAAAATTATGTTGAATCACATAATTTTAGTGTTTCAAGAGATTATACTGGTCATGGGATTGGTTTAGCTTTACATGAAGATCCATATATTCCAAATTATGGAATACCAAACACTGGAGTTAGATTGCAAGAAAATATGGTTATTTGTATTGAACCAATGGTTCAAATGGGAACTTATAAAACTAAACTTGCAGATGATAACTGAACAGTATATTCAGCTGATCATAGTATGACAGCACATTTTGAACATACTATTTTAATTACAAAAGATGGTTGTGAAGTGCTGACAAAAGAAGAAAGATAG
- a CDS encoding adenylate kinase codes for MNIMLLGAPGCGKGTQAEQLVNKLNFIQVSTGDLMRKEISLNTRLGLKCQEYMNAGKYVPDQIVNQIVSQFLKNTNDKLIFDGYPRTLEQAKSLEQMLDLYNKKIDYVFYIDVNDQILIKRITNRLVCPLCKASFNLETRKPKQEGLCDFDNTKLVKRSDDSLDKVQIRLQTYKEQTLPLIDYFKTNSKFIEIKADDLSAEQVFNQIKGELKI; via the coding sequence ATGAATATTATGCTATTAGGAGCACCTGGTTGTGGAAAAGGAACACAAGCAGAACAACTTGTAAATAAATTAAATTTTATTCAAGTATCAACTGGTGATTTAATGAGAAAAGAAATTTCATTAAACACTAGATTAGGTTTAAAGTGTCAAGAATATATGAATGCTGGTAAATATGTTCCAGATCAAATTGTTAATCAAATCGTTAGTCAGTTTTTAAAAAATACTAATGATAAATTAATATTTGATGGATATCCAAGAACTTTAGAACAAGCTAAATCATTAGAACAAATGTTAGATTTATATAATAAAAAAATTGATTATGTTTTTTATATTGATGTAAATGATCAAATTTTAATTAAAAGAATTACAAACAGATTAGTTTGTCCATTATGTAAAGCTAGTTTTAATTTAGAAACTAGAAAACCAAAACAAGAAGGTCTTTGTGATTTTGATAATACTAAATTAGTTAAAAGAAGCGATGATAGTTTAGATAAAGTTCAAATAAGACTACAAACTTATAAAGAACAAACTTTACCTTTAATTGATTATTTTAAAACTAATTCTAAATTTATTGAAATTAAAGCAGATGATTTATCAGCTGAACAAGTTTTTAATCAAATCAAAGGAGAATTAAAAATTTAA
- the secY gene encoding preprotein translocase subunit SecY, with protein MVIKKPANKVDKKTTFKSSTKKKNLFKSNFFTKNKDLILRILFTLLALIIIRLGVYITVPGVTLDKRFATDSSRIQFFQLLSTLGGGSIGRFSILALGVSPYITASIIVQLLSTDVIPVLTRWSKSGERGRKKLDKLTKIIMIPFALMQAEATIFTLSSQGLIVPGWDSTNVIANSAFYYVLIPLVMLGGSFFMLWIADQITIKGIGNGISIVIFIGIIISMPTNLKATFEYWVSNSGEEANIFFSGLLNFMIYISVFLLVILSVVIMNEAERKIPIQQTGSGLTDSNEHTPYLPLKLNNAGVIPVIFASAIISTPITISQIIEAVNPDSGFVIFTRDYLSFNTWWGISIFGILVVLFTFLYSQVQINPEKVAENFQKSGTFIPGIKPGKDTTKYLTGIINRLSVVGSVFLAIIALLPYVISKLTQLPSNLAIGGTGLIICISVAIQTVQQLKGRIIQQNFIEKKKEKFTNNTNKNKTSHIW; from the coding sequence ATGGTTATTAAAAAACCAGCTAATAAAGTTGATAAAAAAACTACTTTTAAATCATCTACAAAAAAGAAAAATCTTTTTAAATCAAATTTTTTTACAAAAAATAAAGATTTGATTTTAAGAATTCTTTTTACATTATTAGCGCTTATTATTATTAGACTTGGTGTTTATATAACTGTTCCTGGTGTAACATTAGACAAAAGGTTTGCAACAGATTCAAGCAGAATTCAATTTTTTCAGCTACTTTCAACTTTAGGTGGGGGAAGTATTGGTCGATTTTCAATACTAGCTTTAGGAGTTTCTCCATATATTACCGCTTCAATTATTGTGCAACTTTTATCAACTGATGTTATTCCTGTTTTAACAAGATGATCAAAATCTGGTGAAAGAGGAAGAAAAAAACTTGATAAATTAACAAAAATTATCATGATCCCGTTTGCTTTGATGCAAGCAGAAGCTACGATATTTACTTTATCAAGTCAAGGACTAATTGTTCCTGGTTGAGATAGTACTAATGTAATAGCAAATTCGGCATTTTATTATGTTTTAATTCCTTTAGTAATGTTAGGTGGTTCATTTTTTATGTTATGAATTGCTGACCAAATTACTATTAAAGGAATTGGTAATGGGATTTCAATAGTAATTTTTATAGGAATTATTATTTCAATGCCAACTAACTTAAAAGCAACATTTGAATATTGAGTATCAAATTCTGGTGAAGAAGCTAATATCTTTTTTTCAGGATTATTAAACTTTATGATATATATTAGTGTATTTTTACTAGTAATATTATCAGTTGTAATTATGAATGAAGCTGAAAGAAAAATTCCAATCCAGCAAACTGGATCAGGATTAACTGATTCAAATGAACATACTCCGTATTTACCACTAAAACTCAATAATGCGGGAGTTATTCCAGTGATCTTTGCATCAGCTATTATTTCAACTCCAATAACAATTTCTCAAATTATAGAAGCTGTTAACCCTGACAGTGGATTTGTAATATTTACAAGAGATTATTTATCATTTAATACTTGATGAGGAATTTCAATATTTGGAATTTTAGTTGTTTTATTTACATTTTTATATTCTCAAGTACAAATCAATCCTGAAAAAGTTGCAGAAAACTTTCAAAAGTCTGGAACATTTATCCCAGGTATTAAACCAGGAAAAGATACTACAAAATATCTAACAGGAATCATTAATAGACTATCAGTTGTTGGATCAGTATTTTTAGCAATAATTGCCTTATTGCCTTATGTGATTTCAAAATTAACTCAATTACCATCAAATCTTGCAATTGGAGGTACTGGATTAATTATTTGTATTTCAGTTGCTATTCAAACTGTTCAACAATTAAAAGGAAGAATTATTCAACAAAACTTCATTGAAAAGAAAAAAGAAAAATTCACTAATAATACTAATAAGAATAAAACATCTCATATTTGATAA
- the rplO gene encoding 50S ribosomal protein L15, giving the protein MKLNELKYTPGSKTKATIVGRGMASGKGKTATRGHKGQNSRSGGGVRPGFEGGQTPLFRRLPKVGFTSLNQKQYTILNLSDLETLGLEKIDHESLINSKIIKNNASLIKILANGTLTKKVDVKVNKISKAAKDAIEKLGGKVEVI; this is encoded by the coding sequence ATGAAATTAAATGAATTAAAATACACACCAGGTAGCAAAACTAAAGCTACTATAGTGGGTAGAGGTATGGCTTCTGGAAAAGGAAAAACAGCTACTAGAGGACATAAAGGGCAAAACTCTAGATCAGGTGGAGGAGTTCGTCCTGGATTTGAAGGTGGTCAAACACCACTATTTAGAAGACTTCCAAAAGTTGGATTTACTTCATTAAATCAAAAACAATACACTATTTTAAATTTAAGTGATTTAGAAACTTTAGGTTTAGAAAAAATTGATCACGAAAGCTTAATTAATAGTAAAATTATTAAAAATAATGCATCATTAATTAAGATACTAGCTAATGGTACATTAACTAAAAAAGTTGATGTAAAAGTAAACAAGATCTCAAAAGCAGCTAAAGATGCAATTGAGAAATTGGGAGGAAAAGTAGAGGTGATTTAA
- the rpsE gene encoding 30S ribosomal protein S5, whose translation MTEEMNVVETSSEMNSNVEKASTQVKETKKFERRTRPQSKSKQVKDEFEEKVVTIRRVTKVTKGGRHFRFAAVVVVGNKKGLVGMGTGKANEVPEAIKKAIKEAKKNLVSVTLRNTTVPHEVLGTFGAGKILIKPAKVGTGIIAGGPARAVIELAGISDVYAKSLGSNNAINMIRATFEGLSSMQTLKRVQELRYGKTFDTQKVKPVEQKVAEVKGVEKKQPKQAVKKVAVKKAENQENRVEVITNAETESKAE comes from the coding sequence ATGACTGAAGAAATGAATGTAGTAGAAACATCATCAGAAATGAATTCTAATGTTGAAAAAGCTTCTACTCAAGTAAAAGAAACTAAAAAATTTGAAAGAAGAACTAGACCACAATCTAAATCTAAACAAGTAAAAGACGAATTTGAAGAAAAAGTTGTAACAATTAGACGTGTTACAAAAGTTACAAAAGGTGGACGTCATTTTAGATTTGCAGCAGTTGTTGTTGTTGGAAATAAAAAAGGTTTAGTTGGAATGGGAACTGGAAAAGCAAATGAAGTTCCTGAAGCAATTAAAAAAGCAATTAAAGAAGCTAAGAAAAACTTAGTAAGTGTTACTTTAAGAAACACAACAGTTCCTCATGAAGTTTTAGGTACTTTTGGAGCAGGTAAAATTTTAATTAAACCTGCTAAAGTTGGTACTGGAATTATTGCTGGAGGACCAGCTCGTGCTGTTATTGAATTAGCAGGAATTTCAGATGTTTATGCTAAATCATTAGGAAGCAATAATGCAATTAATATGATTAGAGCAACTTTTGAAGGACTAAGTTCTATGCAAACTTTAAAAAGAGTTCAAGAACTAAGATATGGTAAAACTTTTGATACTCAAAAAGTAAAACCAGTTGAACAAAAAGTTGCTGAAGTTAAAGGTGTTGAAAAAAAACAACCTAAACAAGCTGTTAAAAAAGTAGCTGTTAAAAAAGCTGAAAATCAAGAAAATAGAGTTGAAGTTATTACAAATGCTGAAACTGAAAGTAAAGCTGAATAA
- the rplR gene encoding 50S ribosomal protein L18 has product MKFTKAEARKRRHFRVRQKVVGTAERPRLNVFKSNTNFYAQIIDDTKGVTLVSASTLKMDLKSKSNTLAAQKVAEEIAKKALAANITQVVFDRNGYLYHGKIKAFAETARENGLKF; this is encoded by the coding sequence ATGAAATTTACTAAAGCTGAAGCTAGAAAACGTAGACATTTCAGAGTAAGACAAAAAGTTGTTGGTACTGCTGAAAGACCTAGATTAAATGTATTTAAATCAAATACTAATTTCTATGCTCAAATTATTGATGATACTAAAGGAGTTACATTAGTATCTGCTTCTACTTTAAAAATGGATTTAAAAAGTAAATCAAATACTTTAGCTGCACAAAAAGTTGCTGAAGAAATTGCTAAAAAAGCTTTAGCAGCAAATATTACTCAAGTAGTATTTGACCGTAATGGATATTTATATCATGGTAAAATCAAAGCTTTTGCAGAAACTGCAAGAGAAAATGGATTAAAATTTTAA
- the rplF gene encoding 50S ribosomal protein L6 has translation MSRIGNRLLQIPNGVEVKIAENNLITITGSKGTLSKQFSPLIKIEVEENKLITKRLNEQKHTKQLHGTTNSLLQGMLTGVSEGFKKELQITGVGYKAAVNGSKLNLSLGYSHPVEFEIPKGVEIQAVKPTELVISGIDKQLVGQVAANIRAYRKPEPYKGKGIKYKNETIIRKEGKAAGK, from the coding sequence ATGTCTCGTATAGGTAATAGATTATTACAAATTCCAAATGGTGTTGAAGTTAAAATAGCAGAAAACAATTTAATAACAATTACAGGATCTAAAGGAACTTTATCAAAACAATTTTCACCTTTAATTAAAATTGAAGTTGAAGAAAACAAATTAATCACTAAAAGATTAAATGAACAAAAACATACAAAACAATTACACGGAACTACTAATTCATTACTACAAGGTATGTTAACTGGAGTTAGTGAAGGATTTAAAAAAGAATTACAAATTACTGGGGTTGGGTATAAAGCTGCAGTTAATGGTTCAAAATTAAATCTAAGTTTAGGTTATTCACACCCTGTTGAATTTGAAATTCCAAAAGGTGTAGAAATTCAAGCAGTTAAACCAACTGAATTAGTTATTAGTGGAATTGATAAACAATTAGTTGGTCAAGTAGCAGCAAACATTAGAGCATATAGAAAACCTGAACCATACAAAGGTAAAGGAATTAAATACAAAAATGAAACTATTATTAGAAAAGAAGGGAAAGCAGCTGGTAAATAG
- the rpsH gene encoding 30S ribosomal protein S8: MTTDVIADMLTRIRNANQRYLKTVSVPSSKVKLEIARILKEEGFISNFTVEGDVKKTINIELKYQGKTRVIQGLKKISKPGLRVYAQANEIPQVLNGLGISIVSTSQGIMTGKKARLANAGGEVLAFIW, encoded by the coding sequence ATGACAACAGATGTTATTGCAGATATGCTAACTAGAATTAGAAATGCTAATCAAAGATACTTAAAAACTGTAAGTGTTCCATCTAGCAAAGTAAAACTAGAAATAGCAAGAATTTTAAAAGAAGAAGGATTCATTTCAAACTTTACTGTTGAAGGTGATGTTAAAAAAACTATTAATATCGAATTAAAATACCAAGGAAAAACTAGAGTAATTCAAGGATTGAAAAAAATTTCTAAACCAGGTTTAAGAGTTTATGCACAAGCTAATGAAATCCCACAAGTATTAAACGGATTAGGTATCTCAATTGTTTCAACATCACAAGGAATCATGACTGGTAAAAAAGCTCGACTAGCTAATGCTGGCGGAGAAGTTCTAGCATTCATTTGATAA
- a CDS encoding type Z 30S ribosomal protein S14 — MAKKSLKVKQAKHQKFNVRNYTRCNHCGRPHAVLKKFGICRLCFRKFAYEGQIPGIKKASW; from the coding sequence ATGGCTAAAAAATCATTAAAAGTTAAACAAGCTAAACACCAAAAGTTTAATGTTAGAAATTACACACGTTGTAATCATTGTGGAAGACCTCATGCTGTGTTAAAGAAATTTGGAATATGCCGTTTGTGTTTTAGAAAATTTGCTTATGAAGGACAAATTCCTGGTATTAAAAAAGCTTCATGATAG
- the rplE gene encoding 50S ribosomal protein L5: MKSRLEIKYKDQIVPELFKELNYKSIMQVPKIQKIVINMGIGDATTDPKKLDAAISELEKLSGQKPIVTKAKKSLAVFKLREGMAIGAKVTLRGKKMYDFLDKLINVALPRVRDFRGVSKTSFDGFGNFTTGIKEQIIFPEVDYDKVIRLRGMDITIVTSAKTNKEAFALLQKVGMPFEK, translated from the coding sequence ATGAAATCAAGATTAGAAATTAAATACAAAGATCAAATTGTTCCTGAATTATTTAAAGAATTAAATTACAAATCAATAATGCAAGTTCCAAAAATCCAAAAAATTGTAATTAACATGGGAATAGGAGATGCTACAACAGATCCTAAAAAATTAGATGCAGCTATATCTGAATTAGAAAAATTATCAGGACAAAAACCAATTGTTACAAAAGCTAAAAAATCATTAGCCGTATTTAAATTAAGAGAAGGTATGGCAATTGGTGCTAAAGTTACTTTAAGAGGTAAAAAAATGTATGACTTTTTAGATAAGTTAATTAATGTTGCTTTACCAAGAGTTCGTGACTTTAGAGGAGTTTCAAAAACTTCATTTGATGGATTTGGAAATTTTACAACTGGAATTAAAGAACAAATTATTTTCCCAGAAGTAGATTATGATAAAGTTATTAGATTACGTGGTATGGATATTACTATTGTAACTTCTGCTAAAACAAATAAAGAAGCGTTTGCATTACTACAAAAAGTAGGAATGCCATTTGAAAAGTAG
- the rplX gene encoding 50S ribosomal protein L24, with product MAKSRILKGDVVKVIAGSHKGQIGPITSITKDKQWVSVQGITVKKHVKPTNEDSEGGIKDIPAKLHISNVALQDPKNKDQVTKVGFEIINGKKVRIARKSKTQIKTAK from the coding sequence ATGGCAAAGTCAAGAATTTTAAAAGGTGATGTAGTTAAAGTTATTGCTGGTTCACACAAAGGACAAATTGGACCAATTACTTCAATTACAAAAGATAAACAATGAGTTTCAGTTCAAGGTATAACAGTTAAAAAACATGTTAAACCAACTAATGAAGATAGTGAAGGTGGAATTAAAGATATTCCTGCAAAACTTCATATATCAAACGTTGCATTACAAGACCCAAAAAATAAAGATCAAGTTACAAAAGTTGGATTTGAAATTATTAATGGTAAAAAAGTTCGTATAGCTAGAAAATCTAAAACTCAAATTAAAACAGCTAAATAA
- the rplN gene encoding 50S ribosomal protein L14 produces the protein MIQTLSKLKVADNSGAKEVRVIRNLGGSVRKFSGIGDIIICSVISATPGAVIKKGQVVKAVIVRTTRELRREDGTYIKFSENAAVLIKEDKTPRGTRIFGPIAREIKEAGFAKIASLAPEVL, from the coding sequence ATGATTCAAACATTATCTAAATTAAAAGTAGCAGATAACTCAGGTGCTAAAGAAGTTCGTGTTATTCGTAATCTAGGTGGTTCAGTTAGAAAGTTCTCAGGTATTGGTGATATTATCATTTGCTCAGTAATTTCTGCAACTCCAGGTGCTGTTATTAAAAAAGGTCAAGTTGTAAAAGCAGTAATTGTTAGAACTACTCGTGAATTAAGAAGAGAAGATGGAACTTATATTAAATTCTCAGAAAACGCAGCAGTATTAATTAAAGAAGATAAAACACCACGTGGAACTCGTATTTTTGGTCCAATTGCACGTGAAATTAAAGAAGCTGGATTTGCAAAAATTGCATCTTTAGCTCCAGAAGTATTATAG
- the rpsQ gene encoding 30S ribosomal protein S17: MMQRNSRRVLIGKVVSDKMDKTITVLVETYKNHPIYKKRVKYSKKYKAHDENQVAQMGDKVEIMETRPLSKTKNFRLVRVIEKATL; the protein is encoded by the coding sequence ATAATGCAAAGAAATAGTAGAAGAGTACTAATTGGTAAAGTTGTATCAGATAAAATGGATAAAACTATTACTGTATTAGTTGAAACTTATAAAAACCACCCAATTTATAAAAAGAGAGTTAAATATTCTAAAAAATATAAAGCACATGATGAAAACCAAGTTGCTCAAATGGGTGATAAAGTTGAAATTATGGAAACACGTCCTTTATCAAAAACTAAAAACTTTAGACTAGTTAGAGTTATTGAAAAAGCAACTTTATAA
- the rpmC gene encoding 50S ribosomal protein L29 produces the protein MAKSKMLDLRNLSVDELIKTNESKRAELFALKFQAAVGSLEQTHRIKEIKKEIARIELALSEKRLSGENTNKVIKADYNKAVAEAEKAGKEVRAKQRKFLEEQYGQQSQTELNEADIQKAMQAAEQETVEPDTKGETK, from the coding sequence ATGGCTAAATCAAAAATGTTAGATTTAAGAAATCTATCTGTTGATGAATTAATTAAAACAAATGAATCAAAAAGAGCTGAATTATTTGCTTTAAAATTCCAAGCAGCAGTTGGAAGTTTAGAACAAACTCACCGTATTAAAGAAATTAAAAAAGAAATTGCAAGAATTGAATTAGCATTATCAGAAAAACGTTTAAGTGGAGAAAACACTAATAAAGTTATTAAAGCAGATTACAACAAAGCAGTAGCAGAAGCAGAAAAAGCTGGAAAAGAAGTTAGAGCAAAACAAAGAAAATTCTTAGAAGAGCAATATGGTCAACAAAGCCAAACTGAATTAAATGAAGCTGATATTCAAAAAGCAATGCAAGCAGCTGAACAAGAAACTGTTGAACCTGATACTAAAGGAGAAACTAAATAA
- the rplP gene encoding 50S ribosomal protein L16: protein MLQPKRTKYRKPHRVSYEGKAKGVKEINFGEFGLMALDGAWIDNHQIEAARIAMTRYMKRDGKIWMRIFPHMAMTKKPAEVRMGSGKGNPEKWVAVVKKGTIMFEVAQVNEQVAREALRLAMHKLPIRCKFVKRGEN from the coding sequence ATGTTACAACCAAAAAGAACAAAATATCGTAAACCTCATAGAGTTAGTTATGAAGGAAAAGCTAAAGGAGTTAAAGAAATTAACTTTGGTGAATTTGGTTTAATGGCTTTAGATGGTGCTTGAATTGATAATCACCAAATAGAAGCTGCGCGTATTGCTATGACACGTTATATGAAACGTGATGGAAAAATTTGAATGAGAATTTTCCCACACATGGCAATGACTAAAAAACCTGCTGAAGTTCGTATGGGTTCAGGAAAAGGAAACCCTGAAAAATGAGTAGCAGTAGTTAAAAAAGGAACAATTATGTTTGAAGTTGCTCAAGTAAATGAGCAAGTAGCTAGAGAAGCTTTAAGACTAGCAATGCACAAATTACCAATTCGTTGCAAATTTGTTAAAAGAGGTGAAAATTAA
- the rpsC gene encoding 30S ribosomal protein S3: MGQKVSPNVLRLGIVRDWENRWYAEKDQYVKWLDQDIKIRTALFKLLKDAAVSKIDIERTTKDLTLFIKTARPAIVLGQEGKNIEKIVLAVRKTVKNKKLIVNVRVIEIKSPDADATLVARWIGEQISNRASFRTVQKLAIKKALKAGAKGIKTAVSGRLGGVEMARTEGYLEGSVPLSTLRNNIDYALYEAPTTYGQIGVKVWINHGEVFKKERMNNSQIMAKPRTNKGGKR; encoded by the coding sequence ATGGGACAAAAAGTATCACCAAACGTTTTACGTTTAGGAATCGTTAGAGATTGAGAAAACAGATGATATGCTGAAAAAGATCAATATGTTAAATGATTAGATCAAGATATCAAAATCCGTACTGCTTTATTTAAATTATTAAAAGATGCAGCTGTTTCAAAAATTGATATTGAAAGAACTACAAAAGATCTAACTTTATTTATCAAAACTGCTCGTCCAGCTATCGTTTTAGGTCAAGAAGGTAAAAACATCGAAAAAATTGTTTTAGCTGTTAGAAAAACTGTTAAAAATAAAAAATTAATTGTTAATGTTAGAGTTATTGAAATTAAAAGTCCTGATGCAGATGCAACTTTAGTTGCTAGATGAATTGGTGAACAAATTTCAAACCGTGCTTCATTTAGAACAGTTCAAAAATTGGCTATTAAAAAAGCTTTAAAAGCTGGAGCTAAAGGAATTAAAACTGCTGTAAGTGGAAGATTAGGTGGAGTTGAAATGGCTCGTACTGAAGGATATTTAGAAGGTTCAGTACCACTATCAACTTTAAGAAATAATATTGATTATGCTTTATATGAAGCTCCAACAACATATGGTCAAATTGGAGTTAAAGTATGAATTAACCATGGTGAAGTATTTAAAAAAGAAAGAATGAATAATTCACAAATAATGGCAAAACCAAGAACTAATAAAGGAGGAAAAAGATAA
- the rplV gene encoding 50S ribosomal protein L22, whose protein sequence is MEAKAKLSMIRISPRKMRLVADTIRNKAVLVAVATLKNLNKDAAEPILKLLNSAVANAVNNNGMEADKLYVKTIFVNEGPTLKRFRPRAHGRAYEIFKRTSHVVIVVSDEK, encoded by the coding sequence ATGGAAGCAAAAGCAAAATTAAGTATGATTCGTATCTCTCCTAGAAAAATGAGATTAGTTGCAGATACTATCAGAAATAAAGCTGTATTAGTTGCAGTTGCTACTTTAAAAAATCTAAACAAAGATGCTGCTGAACCAATTTTAAAATTATTAAATTCAGCAGTTGCTAATGCTGTTAATAATAATGGTATGGAAGCAGATAAATTATATGTTAAAACAATTTTTGTTAATGAAGGACCAACTTTAAAACGTTTTAGACCTAGAGCTCACGGTAGAGCATATGAAATTTTTAAAAGAACTAGTCATGTTGTGATTGTAGTTAGTGATGAAAAATAA
- the rpsS gene encoding 30S ribosomal protein S19: protein MARSLKKGPFVDESLFKKVTAAKDGEVIKTWSRRSTIFPEFIGKTFGVYNGKEFIPVYITEDMVGNKLGEFAPTRKFGGHGDDKGKKK from the coding sequence ATGGCAAGATCATTAAAAAAAGGACCTTTTGTTGATGAAAGTTTGTTTAAAAAAGTTACAGCAGCAAAAGATGGTGAAGTAATTAAAACTTGATCACGTAGATCAACTATTTTCCCTGAATTCATCGGTAAAACATTTGGTGTTTATAATGGAAAAGAATTTATTCCAGTTTACATTACTGAAGATATGGTTGGAAATAAATTAGGTGAATTTGCTCCAACTCGTAAATTCGGTGGTCATGGTGATGACAAAGGTAAGAAAAAATAA
- the rplB gene encoding 50S ribosomal protein L2 has product MAIKKYKSTTNGRRNMTTIDYSAVLTTKNNPEKSLVVSKNSKAGRNNRGLITTRHKGGGHKQKYRIIDFKRNKRDIFGTISTIEYDPNRNAFICLINYVDGEKRYILFAKGMQVGMKVVASENADIKVGNVAPLKNIPEGTLLHNVELKPGKGGQIARSAGSSVQLLGKDDDGKYVTLRLSSGEVRKVLAECYATIGEVGNEEYNLVNWGKAGRNRWRGIRPTVRGSVMNPNDHPHGGGEGRAPIGRKSPVTPWGKKALGVKTRNTKKTSEKLIVRKRSNKK; this is encoded by the coding sequence ATGGCAATTAAAAAGTATAAGTCAACAACTAATGGTCGTAGAAATATGACTACAATTGACTATTCAGCTGTTTTAACAACAAAAAACAATCCTGAAAAGTCATTAGTTGTTTCTAAAAACTCTAAAGCCGGAAGAAATAATCGCGGTTTAATTACTACTCGCCATAAAGGTGGAGGGCACAAACAAAAGTACCGTATTATTGACTTTAAAAGAAATAAAAGAGATATCTTTGGAACAATTTCAACAATTGAATATGATCCAAACAGAAATGCATTTATTTGCTTAATTAATTATGTAGATGGAGAAAAACGTTACATTTTATTTGCAAAAGGAATGCAAGTTGGAATGAAAGTGGTTGCTAGTGAAAATGCTGATATTAAAGTTGGAAATGTAGCACCATTAAAAAATATTCCTGAAGGAACTTTACTTCATAATGTAGAACTAAAACCTGGAAAAGGTGGACAAATTGCAAGAAGTGCTGGTTCATCAGTTCAACTTTTAGGAAAAGATGATGATGGTAAATATGTAACTTTACGTTTATCATCTGGTGAAGTTAGAAAAGTTTTAGCTGAATGTTATGCAACAATCGGTGAAGTAGGAAACGAAGAATACAACTTAGTTAACTGAGGAAAAGCTGGACGTAATAGATGAAGAGGTATTCGTCCAACTGTTAGAGGATCTGTAATGAATCCAAATGATCACCCACATGGTGGAGGAGAAGGACGTGCTCCAATTGGACGTAAGTCTCCAGTTACTCCATGAGGTAAGAAAGCTTTAGGTGTAAAAACAAGAAACACTAAAAAAACTTCAGAAAAACTAATTGTAAGAAAACGTAGTAATAAAAAATAA